In Methanocorpusculum sp., a single window of DNA contains:
- a CDS encoding ABC transporter substrate-binding protein, with product MNKKILFTFFAALCVIALCLCAGCVANETESGDDTVTIIDDLGREVVIPADVKTVALSGSGSARYVVYLQAEGMIIGVDTTDNSTNSNTEARAYMLAHPEIATLSLLGANKAIISAELALGLAPDVILYSTEGSEGAAAADEATAQTGIPVVCFNQYDPAYEFNQFAFNIRLLGTVLGKEQRAEDVVNFFGDMRDDLIQRTPDMEMSEKPVVYIGGVSNRGTHGMTSTKPEFIGFTLLSANQKATGIGDTDSANIAKEKILEWNPDIIFVDLGTLNAAGGGALVELKTDPSYQGMTAVLNGEIYTVMPDTSCKANHETSFANAYFVGTILYPEQFKDIDAKKKADEIYTFLVGEPVFNQLYKNTGSLAYQKVDIFTI from the coding sequence ATGAACAAAAAAATACTTTTTACCTTTTTCGCAGCTCTCTGCGTGATTGCACTCTGTTTGTGCGCAGGATGCGTAGCAAATGAGACGGAATCCGGTGACGACACCGTTACAATCATCGATGACCTTGGCAGAGAAGTTGTCATTCCGGCAGATGTTAAAACAGTTGCCTTAAGTGGCTCGGGTTCTGCACGCTACGTAGTCTATCTTCAGGCAGAAGGCATGATTATTGGTGTAGATACAACCGATAATTCGACAAATTCAAACACCGAAGCCCGTGCCTATATGCTTGCACATCCGGAAATCGCAACATTGTCGCTTCTTGGCGCGAATAAAGCAATAATTAGCGCAGAGTTGGCACTTGGACTAGCTCCCGACGTGATTCTCTACTCCACAGAAGGATCGGAAGGAGCGGCGGCAGCAGATGAAGCAACAGCACAGACAGGAATACCGGTCGTCTGTTTCAATCAGTATGATCCTGCTTATGAGTTCAATCAGTTTGCATTCAATATCCGTCTTCTTGGAACAGTACTTGGAAAAGAACAACGTGCTGAAGATGTAGTGAATTTCTTTGGAGACATGCGTGATGACTTGATCCAAAGAACGCCCGATATGGAGATGAGCGAAAAACCAGTTGTTTACATTGGTGGTGTTTCAAATCGCGGCACTCACGGCATGACCTCAACAAAACCAGAGTTTATCGGATTCACTCTTCTGTCTGCCAACCAAAAAGCAACCGGCATCGGTGACACTGATTCCGCAAATATAGCAAAAGAGAAAATCTTGGAATGGAATCCTGACATTATTTTTGTAGATCTTGGAACGCTGAACGCGGCAGGAGGGGGTGCACTGGTTGAACTTAAAACTGATCCATCGTATCAGGGAATGACTGCTGTATTAAACGGCGAAATCTACACTGTAATGCCGGACACTTCCTGTAAAGCAAATCATGAAACAAGTTTTGCAAATGCATACTTTGTTGGAACCATCCTCTATCCGGAACAGTTCAAAGATATTGATGCAAAAAAGAAGGCAGATGAAATCTATACCTTCCTTGTTGGAGAACCTGTCTTTAATCAGTTGTATAAGAACACCGGCTCACTCGCCTATCAGAAAGTGGATATCTTCACCATCTGA
- a CDS encoding FmdE family protein, whose protein sequence is MKDFSEAVAFHGHTCGGLAMGYKACELAIEKLGISFSEDEEVVCITETDSCTVDAIQVVLGCTAGKGNLFINNWGKNAFSFYRRDNDTSVRLVANPECMPANPEMAALRPKIFSGKATPEEEERFHTLSHMWIENILNMPAEKMYTVKETTEPLPGHARIYNNVICSVCGEQVAEGLAPVIDGKPVCISCLRK, encoded by the coding sequence ATGAAAGATTTTAGTGAGGCGGTTGCTTTCCACGGTCACACCTGCGGCGGACTTGCCATGGGTTACAAGGCTTGCGAGCTTGCCATCGAAAAACTTGGAATCTCCTTCTCCGAGGATGAAGAAGTTGTATGTATCACGGAAACTGATTCGTGCACGGTTGATGCAATTCAGGTCGTTCTCGGCTGCACGGCAGGTAAAGGGAATCTGTTTATCAATAACTGGGGGAAGAATGCCTTCTCGTTTTATCGGCGTGACAATGACACCTCGGTACGCCTGGTTGCCAATCCAGAATGTATGCCCGCGAATCCGGAGATGGCGGCACTCCGTCCAAAGATATTCTCCGGAAAGGCAACACCGGAAGAGGAGGAACGGTTCCATACCCTTTCCCATATGTGGATCGAGAATATTCTCAACATGCCTGCCGAAAAGATGTACACCGTTAAGGAGACAACCGAACCTCTTCCTGGTCATGCACGGATTTATAATAATGTGATCTGTTCCGTTTGTGGTGAGCAGGTTGCGGAGGGACTGGCTCCCGTGATAGACGGAAAACCTGTATGTATTTCATGTTTGAGAAAGTAA
- a CDS encoding Coenzyme F420 hydrogenase/dehydrogenase, beta subunit C-terminal domain, which produces MSAKGDMCYAWTKDAGIKGECGGAVTSLLKYALQNHIVDAVLTVKKGVDIYDPLPAFITDPKDLDACAGSLHCGTLLLPKLIKKYLNGAKDMKIAVTVKGCDAKAMYELGKRGKINMDNIFMIGLNCGGSVTPFTARTMILEKYGINPDDVVKEEIDKGQFIVMLKDGTHKGISIDELEEEGVGRRLNCQRCETKIPRQADIACGNWGVFGEKAGKATFVEICSEKGAKLFDGAVKAGIIDTCAPEAKGLEIRGKIENVMVKMGKKNQKKQFDALGYGAKRLEFMQSESSRCIKCYSCIEACPICSCTDCITKDPNFVIPGRIPPNFMFHMIRYAHVAPSCINCGQCQELCPMDIPNALFMHAMQTEIQELIGFGKPGYDMTPSPLAYSEDKKNSGFVFFKMP; this is translated from the coding sequence ATGTCAGCTAAAGGCGATATGTGCTACGCATGGACAAAAGATGCAGGGATCAAAGGAGAATGCGGAGGAGCAGTAACATCACTTCTGAAATATGCACTCCAGAACCACATCGTCGATGCCGTACTCACGGTAAAGAAAGGTGTCGACATCTACGACCCGCTGCCGGCATTCATCACTGATCCAAAAGACCTTGATGCATGTGCAGGATCCCTCCACTGTGGTACGTTGCTTCTGCCCAAACTTATCAAGAAGTACCTGAACGGTGCAAAGGACATGAAGATCGCCGTCACCGTCAAGGGATGCGATGCAAAAGCAATGTATGAACTTGGAAAACGCGGTAAGATCAACATGGACAACATATTCATGATCGGTCTGAATTGCGGCGGATCAGTTACGCCGTTTACTGCACGGACCATGATCCTTGAGAAATACGGCATCAATCCTGATGACGTTGTCAAGGAAGAGATCGACAAAGGTCAGTTCATCGTCATGCTCAAAGACGGGACCCACAAAGGTATTTCGATCGATGAGTTGGAAGAAGAAGGTGTCGGCCGCCGTCTGAACTGTCAGCGCTGCGAAACCAAGATCCCCCGTCAGGCAGATATTGCCTGTGGTAACTGGGGTGTCTTTGGCGAGAAAGCCGGCAAGGCAACCTTTGTTGAGATCTGCTCCGAGAAAGGTGCGAAACTCTTCGACGGTGCGGTAAAAGCCGGAATTATCGACACCTGCGCACCCGAGGCAAAAGGTCTCGAGATCCGCGGTAAGATCGAAAACGTCATGGTCAAGATGGGTAAGAAGAACCAGAAGAAACAGTTCGACGCCCTTGGCTATGGTGCAAAACGTCTGGAATTCATGCAGAGTGAGTCTTCACGCTGTATCAAATGCTACTCATGCATTGAAGCCTGCCCGATCTGTTCCTGTACAGACTGCATAACGAAAGATCCAAACTTCGTTATCCCCGGACGCATTCCGCCAAACTTCATGTTCCACATGATACGCTATGCACACGTTGCTCCATCCTGTATCAACTGTGGTCAGTGTCAGGAACTCTGCCCGATGGACATTCCAAATGCACTCTTTATGCATGCAATGCAAACCGAGATCCAGGAACTCATCGGCTTTGGTAAACCAGGTTACGACATGACTCCCTCGCCTCTTGCCTACTCCGAAGACAAGAAAAACAGCGGTTTTGTCTTCTTCAAGATGCCGTAA
- a CDS encoding formylmethanofuran dehydrogenase subunit E family protein translates to MKWHENCRYMELPREYSNEELAKFHGHLGPFIVLGYRMGKFALQYFDNDPFSLFATVYCSGTTPESCLLDGIQIGSGCTLGKRNIELVTSSSAEVMFRHADGRAILIKPGDYVKHKSDYDSLDPELALENFAEAMFSMEDSDLFVVTELR, encoded by the coding sequence ATGAAGTGGCATGAAAATTGCAGATATATGGAACTCCCGCGGGAATACTCAAACGAAGAACTTGCAAAATTTCACGGACACCTGGGTCCGTTTATCGTTCTGGGATACCGTATGGGTAAGTTCGCACTGCAGTACTTTGATAATGATCCATTCTCCCTTTTTGCAACTGTCTACTGTTCCGGGACAACACCTGAATCCTGTTTATTGGATGGTATCCAGATTGGAAGCGGGTGTACTCTTGGAAAACGAAACATCGAACTCGTAACATCCTCCTCGGCAGAGGTCATGTTCAGGCATGCAGACGGACGAGCTATTCTGATAAAACCCGGTGACTATGTGAAACACAAGTCAGACTATGACTCTCTTGACCCGGAACTTGCCCTTGAAAATTTTGCTGAGGCAATGTTTTCCATGGAAGATTCAGATCTCTTTGTTGTGACGGAATTACGATGA
- a CDS encoding metal ABC transporter ATP-binding protein, giving the protein MSEAIVRLTNVTTTYEGAAHPVIHGINLAVNPGEFVIVGGPNGAGKTTLLETIAGLLPVVNGSVEICGENILKRGNQLRKKLGYVIQNFDFDAYTPFTVEEILIMARFGLLGLFKHPGEEDYAAVDTALLALGIDDLRKSHIGKLSGGQQQKVLIAHNLAKKPEILLLDEPFSNLDLATREHVCDVLCKIADIGVTIIIVSHAFDALPKRDVRVIVMKSGEIVLNKITPPEFVQQIVRLTSES; this is encoded by the coding sequence ATGAGTGAAGCTATCGTCAGACTGACGAATGTGACCACTACGTACGAGGGGGCGGCCCACCCTGTGATTCACGGCATCAATCTTGCCGTAAATCCAGGTGAGTTTGTTATTGTCGGCGGACCAAACGGAGCAGGAAAAACCACTCTTCTTGAAACGATCGCCGGGCTTTTGCCGGTGGTAAACGGATCGGTAGAAATATGTGGGGAAAATATCCTCAAAAGAGGGAATCAACTCCGGAAAAAACTGGGTTATGTCATTCAAAACTTTGATTTCGATGCCTACACGCCGTTTACTGTTGAAGAGATCCTGATTATGGCAAGATTCGGCCTGCTTGGTCTCTTTAAACATCCGGGCGAGGAAGATTATGCAGCAGTGGATACAGCTCTTTTAGCACTCGGTATTGATGATCTCAGAAAAAGCCACATAGGAAAACTCTCCGGCGGGCAGCAGCAGAAAGTTCTCATAGCCCATAATCTCGCAAAGAAACCGGAGATTCTTCTTCTCGATGAACCGTTCAGTAACCTGGACCTTGCGACCCGCGAACATGTCTGCGATGTTCTGTGTAAAATTGCAGATATCGGGGTCACAATTATTATTGTATCTCATGCATTTGACGCACTGCCGAAAAGAGATGTCCGTGTGATCGTGATGAAATCCGGTGAAATCGTTCTGAACAAAATAACTCCGCCTGAATTTGTTCAGCAGATCGTCAGACTCACCTCCGAATCATAG
- a CDS encoding iron ABC transporter permease — MTKEEEKPNIYKAYVSKKVTVILIGIAATIVMFLISVSVGAVSIPIPDIIATIFGGGGTSLYERIIWNIRIPQALTAIVAGAGLAIAGVAMQSVLRNPLASPFTLGLSSAAAFGAAVGILLFGAGTTGSNIADAVVINNPYLTTMSAFFFAILTTVIILFISKIRSASPETMILAGVAISSLFSAGLMAIQYFVDDTRLASIVFWQFGDVARASWSELGLITLITVICFIYFIYKRWDYNSIDAGEETAKGLGVNVDRTRLIGMIAASLISATVVAFLGIIGFVGLVCPHMMRRIVGDDHRFLIPATFVCGAVLLLVSDTVARTLIAPTVLPVAVITAFLGAPVFLYLIIRGRRS; from the coding sequence ATGACAAAAGAAGAAGAAAAACCAAATATCTATAAAGCCTACGTCAGCAAAAAAGTCACGGTAATTTTAATAGGAATTGCCGCTACTATCGTTATGTTTCTCATTTCCGTTTCGGTAGGTGCGGTTTCTATCCCAATTCCCGACATCATCGCAACAATTTTCGGCGGCGGGGGGACGAGTCTTTATGAACGGATCATCTGGAACATCAGGATCCCACAGGCTTTGACTGCAATTGTTGCCGGTGCAGGATTAGCAATTGCAGGTGTTGCCATGCAGTCCGTTTTGCGCAACCCGCTTGCCTCTCCGTTTACACTTGGTCTTTCCAGTGCTGCAGCATTCGGGGCAGCAGTCGGTATTTTGCTTTTTGGTGCAGGAACTACTGGCAGCAACATTGCCGATGCGGTTGTGATCAACAACCCGTATCTGACAACGATGTCGGCATTTTTCTTTGCCATTCTGACAACGGTAATAATTCTGTTCATCTCGAAAATCCGTTCAGCAAGTCCTGAAACCATGATCCTGGCAGGTGTTGCCATCAGTTCACTATTTAGCGCAGGATTAATGGCGATCCAGTACTTCGTTGATGATACACGTCTTGCATCGATCGTCTTCTGGCAGTTTGGTGATGTTGCCAGAGCAAGCTGGTCAGAGCTGGGTCTGATCACTCTGATAACAGTCATCTGTTTTATCTATTTCATCTACAAACGCTGGGACTACAACTCAATTGATGCCGGAGAAGAGACCGCAAAGGGTCTTGGCGTGAACGTTGATCGGACCAGACTCATTGGTATGATCGCAGCGTCACTGATTAGTGCAACGGTCGTGGCATTTCTTGGCATCATCGGCTTTGTTGGTCTCGTCTGCCCGCACATGATGCGGCGTATCGTTGGTGACGATCACCGGTTTTTGATTCCGGCAACTTTTGTCTGCGGAGCAGTTCTTCTGCTTGTTTCTGATACTGTTGCAAGAACATTGATCGCCCCGACGGTTTTACCTGTCGCGGTCATTACAGCATTCCTCGGAGCTCCCGTGTTCCTGTATCTTATTATCAGAGGGAGACGGTCATGA
- the tsaA gene encoding tRNA (N6-threonylcarbamoyladenosine(37)-N6)-methyltransferase TrmO — translation MAELCMNCVPIGFVSSPFKTREDAPKQGRHTDELSIITLEPAFKDAAEGLCIGDDLFIFCWFDRSDRTVLKSRKFGEEKNPLRGVFSNRSPNRPNPIALTLVKLVNIEGSDLTVRGLEALDQTPVVDIKPYSEGIDTPRNG, via the coding sequence ATGGCTGAATTATGTATGAATTGTGTTCCTATCGGTTTTGTTTCATCTCCGTTTAAAACACGTGAAGATGCGCCAAAGCAGGGAAGACATACCGACGAACTGAGCATCATCACACTTGAACCTGCATTTAAAGATGCAGCCGAGGGACTTTGCATCGGGGATGATCTGTTTATCTTTTGCTGGTTTGACCGATCCGATCGAACGGTTTTGAAGTCGCGAAAATTCGGGGAGGAGAAGAATCCTCTCCGCGGCGTATTCTCAAACCGCTCCCCGAATCGTCCGAATCCTATTGCATTAACACTGGTAAAATTAGTGAATATTGAAGGCAGCGACCTGACCGTCAGAGGACTGGAAGCGTTAGACCAGACACCTGTTGTTGACATCAAACCCTACTCAGAAGGAATTGATACGCCGCGAAATGGATAA
- a CDS encoding diphthine--ammonia ligase, which translates to MKFVISYSCGKDSTLSLHKMIAAGHTPVGLLVMVNKDEKLSWFHGVDLSLLEQISASLNIPLIKCVSGGEEYHLELEEGLRRAKQLGAELCVFGDIDIEEHMEWGMARCNAVGLIPYYPLWHRNREENTRELIDLGYQCVIKCIRNADLPKDLLGKVLDNDMVAFMKEKGIDVCGENGEYHTVTVGGPIFHTPVPYVCGEILDLGNTSVISVTPQE; encoded by the coding sequence ATGAAGTTCGTTATTTCATACAGTTGTGGAAAGGACAGCACACTTTCCCTCCACAAGATGATCGCCGCCGGTCATACCCCGGTCGGTCTACTCGTCATGGTGAACAAGGATGAAAAACTCTCCTGGTTCCATGGAGTTGACCTGAGTCTGCTTGAACAGATATCTGCCTCACTGAATATCCCGCTGATCAAATGCGTGTCAGGCGGGGAGGAGTATCATCTTGAACTCGAAGAGGGACTCCGCCGTGCAAAGCAGCTTGGTGCCGAGCTCTGTGTCTTTGGAGATATCGACATCGAAGAGCACATGGAATGGGGAATGGCAAGATGTAATGCTGTCGGACTGATCCCGTATTATCCGCTCTGGCACAGGAACCGTGAGGAAAACACCAGGGAACTGATCGACCTTGGATATCAGTGCGTGATCAAGTGTATCAGGAATGCGGATCTACCAAAGGATCTGCTCGGTAAAGTTCTGGACAATGATATGGTCGCATTCATGAAGGAGAAGGGGATCGATGTCTGTGGTGAAAATGGCGAGTATCATACGGTCACCGTTGGAGGTCCGATCTTTCACACCCCGGTCCCATACGTATGCGGCGAGATCTTAGACCTCGGCAACACCTCGGTTATCAGCGTCACGCCTCAGGAATAA
- a CDS encoding metal ABC transporter permease: MLEFLIPNNMVCHATEAMLFASIGCGILAVLITQMKISSIGFTMAHGAFAGAAVGMFFGLNITLAAVVGSILIAFLLGPLSDKARMPVDTILGVLFGAMMAVAIFFYAWMVQLGMGYDASALMFGSVLSLYREEIYGLAFIMLLVIVFVIVFYKEISSMIFHMKIAEISGIKTRPMMYMLLFMIALMVALTMPIVGGLLLYVWLVTPAAIAYQFCGTLKQMMVASPVIAGSISLIGTWAAFTFNLPIAPLSAVLFALVFLIAVLISPKRRIAREKYGAVKKE, encoded by the coding sequence ATGCTTGAGTTTCTTATTCCCAATAATATGGTCTGTCACGCGACAGAAGCCATGCTTTTTGCTTCAATCGGGTGCGGCATACTTGCCGTTCTGATCACCCAGATGAAAATTTCATCGATCGGGTTTACGATGGCGCACGGGGCATTTGCCGGAGCGGCGGTCGGGATGTTTTTTGGACTGAATATTACTCTAGCAGCAGTTGTCGGGAGCATTCTGATAGCATTTCTGCTTGGGCCGCTTTCCGACAAGGCACGTATGCCGGTTGACACTATTCTTGGCGTTCTGTTTGGCGCTATGATGGCAGTAGCCATATTTTTCTATGCATGGATGGTTCAGCTCGGCATGGGATACGATGCTTCGGCTCTTATGTTCGGCAGTGTGCTCTCGCTTTACCGGGAGGAGATCTACGGACTTGCCTTTATCATGCTTCTGGTGATCGTGTTTGTGATAGTATTCTACAAGGAGATCTCATCTATGATTTTTCATATGAAAATCGCAGAGATTTCCGGAATCAAAACACGTCCGATGATGTACATGCTGCTCTTTATGATCGCACTGATGGTTGCTTTAACCATGCCGATCGTGGGCGGGCTTTTATTGTATGTCTGGCTCGTTACGCCGGCGGCGATAGCATATCAGTTCTGCGGGACCCTCAAACAGATGATGGTCGCATCGCCCGTTATTGCGGGAAGTATCAGTCTTATCGGGACGTGGGCCGCATTTACATTTAATTTACCCATAGCTCCGCTTTCTGCAGTGTTGTTTGCACTGGTGTTTTTAATTGCGGTCCTCATCTCGCCGAAACGACGGATCGCCCGAGAAAAATATGGTGCGGTAAAAAAAGAATAG
- a CDS encoding metal ABC transporter solute-binding protein, Zn/Mn family, with translation MKKAFGIILILFLISSMLISGASALNVVTTMPNIWDVTQEIGGDKVTTIYVAPPTAVHISSDTIDAILQKNSDFISTADLFIGQGGGMDGTPITKVTEFRLTNFGKETDWHLMNEVSTSVVPNATNVYDNPTSLIGYAQTIAYILKTADPANADTYDANLAAYLKKVSAVTTLTTADKKLLSDVPIICQFRIKNQAETWLGMHVITSYPSPETVQAIVDDIHADPAKYLKIAEDANCGKIFVIDNIVAGQDIGKPIHEALTDENIPCERVVFLNLPKSADGIDSILDYYTYNKALIVDSINNDTPTQSPLAAIPIIGALACAVIFLNRRN, from the coding sequence ATGAAAAAAGCGTTTGGAATTATTCTGATCCTATTTTTGATCAGCAGCATGCTGATTTCTGGAGCATCTGCACTGAATGTTGTTACAACAATGCCGAATATATGGGATGTTACCCAAGAGATCGGCGGGGATAAGGTCACGACAATATATGTTGCCCCTCCTACAGCTGTGCATATTTCGAGTGATACTATCGATGCGATCCTGCAGAAGAACAGTGATTTCATTAGTACTGCCGATCTTTTCATCGGGCAGGGCGGCGGCATGGATGGAACCCCGATCACGAAAGTCACAGAATTCAGACTGACTAACTTTGGAAAAGAAACAGACTGGCATCTGATGAACGAGGTTTCGACTTCAGTGGTTCCTAATGCAACAAATGTCTATGATAATCCGACAAGTCTTATCGGCTATGCACAGACGATCGCCTATATCCTGAAAACAGCCGACCCTGCAAATGCCGACACGTATGATGCAAATCTTGCAGCCTATCTGAAAAAAGTCTCGGCTGTCACTACTCTTACAACAGCTGACAAAAAACTTCTCTCCGATGTTCCGATCATCTGCCAATTCCGTATCAAAAATCAGGCTGAAACCTGGCTTGGTATGCATGTTATTACCTCATATCCCAGCCCGGAGACCGTCCAGGCAATCGTTGATGACATCCACGCAGATCCGGCAAAGTATCTGAAGATCGCTGAGGACGCAAACTGCGGTAAAATTTTTGTGATCGATAACATCGTTGCGGGTCAGGATATTGGAAAACCAATTCACGAAGCGTTAACTGATGAAAATATTCCCTGTGAGCGTGTCGTTTTCCTCAACCTCCCTAAATCAGCAGATGGGATCGACTCGATTCTTGACTACTACACATACAACAAAGCTCTCATTGTTGATAGTATAAACAATGACACACCAACCCAGTCACCCCTGGCTGCTATTCCGATCATAGGTGCTCTCGCCTGTGCAGTAATTTTCCTTAACAGAAGGAATTAA
- a CDS encoding molybdopterin dinucleotide binding domain-containing protein yields WPSGSMTRRCAQLDRDCPTAWLEMNKKDAEKLGIADGEKVLLSSRRGEVAVAARVMDDIKEGVFFMPFHFIEARANLVTNTAYDPVSRTPEYKVCAVKVTKQEA; encoded by the coding sequence CTGGCCGTCAGGATCGATGACCCGCAGGTGTGCACAGCTCGACCGTGACTGCCCAACGGCATGGCTCGAGATGAACAAGAAAGATGCAGAGAAACTCGGTATCGCAGACGGCGAAAAAGTCCTGCTTTCCTCACGCCGCGGAGAAGTTGCAGTCGCAGCACGTGTCATGGATGATATCAAAGAAGGCGTGTTCTTCATGCCGTTCCACTTCATCGAAGCACGAGCAAACTTAGTCACGAACACCGCATACGATCCAGTGTCCAGAACGCCGGAATACAAAGTCTGTGCTGTGAAAGTTACCAAACAGGAGGCCTAA
- a CDS encoding cobyric acid synthase, with protein MAKTLMIQGTTSNVGKTTLTAGLCRILAQDGHRVAPFKPQNLASVAYVTKAGDRIGIGQAVQAEAAGIEPDGRMNPVLVKPCGVGTEVCIRGKPIPGIKKYGEMVQLMPEVLSAFRSLEEEYDIIIIEGAGAAAELNLMDRDISNMGFAKEISAPVVIVGDIERGGVFASLYGTFGLFDDAAKKLVRGFVINRLCGDPKHLGTGPARLTDLTGIPVIGVIPKLDIHLQEEDIPGPIPRDNSLLEDKAYREHQLDLLADALREALDMDAVYRILEEQS; from the coding sequence ATGGCAAAAACACTCATGATACAGGGGACAACGTCCAATGTCGGAAAAACCACCCTGACCGCCGGTCTTTGCCGGATCCTAGCTCAGGACGGGCACCGTGTCGCTCCGTTCAAACCGCAGAACCTCGCCTCGGTTGCCTATGTCACCAAAGCTGGTGACCGAATCGGGATCGGACAGGCGGTCCAGGCCGAAGCGGCGGGAATCGAACCGGATGGCCGGATGAACCCTGTCCTCGTCAAACCGTGCGGTGTAGGGACTGAGGTGTGCATCAGAGGAAAACCGATCCCGGGAATCAAAAAGTATGGAGAGATGGTCCAGCTGATGCCTGAGGTTCTTTCAGCGTTCCGAAGTCTTGAGGAAGAGTATGATATAATCATCATTGAGGGGGCGGGAGCGGCCGCAGAACTCAACCTCATGGACCGCGATATCTCCAACATGGGTTTTGCCAAAGAGATCAGCGCCCCTGTCGTCATCGTCGGCGACATCGAACGCGGCGGGGTATTTGCTTCGCTGTACGGGACCTTTGGTCTCTTTGATGACGCGGCAAAAAAGCTGGTCCGCGGATTTGTTATCAACCGGCTCTGCGGCGACCCGAAACATCTGGGAACAGGGCCTGCACGTCTCACCGATCTGACCGGGATCCCCGTAATCGGCGTCATTCCAAAACTTGACATCCACCTGCAGGAGGAGGACATCCCGGGACCGATTCCCCGCGACAACAGTCTGCTTGAAGATAAAGCCTATCGTGAACACCAACTGGATCTGCTAGCTGATGCTTTGCGTGAAGCACTCGACATGGATGCGGTGTACCGGATCCTGGAGGAACAATCATGA
- a CDS encoding iron ABC transporter substrate-binding protein: MKKLFTVLLLLALALVCVSAGCVASPADSGDGTITITDAAGRVVTVPDDPQRIAVSGSGSSRYFAYLNVTDRLVAIDYQDSNLLNFNNDVRPYMLAHPEIKELPALGTAKGVVDAERLLSINPDILFMAGYSDTAIQSANEIQEKTGIPVVLFYSGDYVTNGDKVASSLRMIGKILHADERAESVIQYFADVRTDLETRTAGISDADKPSVYIAGISYSGAHGIDGTDPTYYPFTVLHTMNVASVINATTSTGYAAVAKEQILAWDADIIFVDLGTMSAAGGGAIYELQNDPSYQELTAVKTDAVYAVNPHTSMGTNHETSMANAYYIGTILYPELFADIDSAEKANDIYTFIDGAPVYEQLKANLNNLSYTKLVL; this comes from the coding sequence ATGAAGAAATTGTTTACTGTACTTTTACTGCTCGCTCTCGCTCTCGTCTGTGTATCTGCGGGTTGCGTCGCCTCTCCTGCCGATTCAGGAGATGGAACGATCACTATCACCGATGCTGCAGGCCGCGTCGTGACCGTGCCTGATGATCCCCAAAGGATCGCCGTAAGCGGGTCGGGCTCATCCCGCTACTTTGCTTATCTTAACGTGACTGATCGACTGGTAGCTATCGATTATCAGGACAGTAATCTTCTTAATTTCAATAATGACGTCCGTCCTTACATGCTTGCCCATCCGGAAATCAAAGAACTTCCGGCTCTTGGAACCGCAAAAGGTGTAGTTGATGCAGAGAGACTTCTTTCAATCAATCCTGATATTTTATTCATGGCGGGATACAGTGATACAGCAATCCAGTCAGCAAACGAGATCCAGGAAAAAACCGGGATCCCTGTAGTTCTTTTCTACTCAGGAGATTATGTTACCAATGGCGACAAAGTAGCCTCATCTCTGAGGATGATCGGTAAAATTCTCCACGCTGATGAACGTGCGGAATCTGTCATTCAATACTTTGCCGATGTACGTACCGATTTAGAAACCAGGACTGCGGGAATTTCAGATGCAGATAAACCGTCTGTGTACATCGCGGGCATCTCCTACAGCGGAGCCCATGGAATTGACGGGACCGACCCAACCTATTATCCGTTCACTGTCCTTCATACAATGAATGTTGCCTCGGTAATAAATGCGACCACGAGCACCGGATATGCAGCTGTTGCGAAGGAACAGATCCTCGCATGGGACGCGGACATCATCTTTGTCGACCTCGGTACCATGAGTGCCGCCGGCGGAGGAGCAATCTATGAACTGCAGAATGATCCATCCTATCAGGAACTGACTGCGGTCAAGACCGACGCAGTTTATGCGGTCAATCCTCACACCTCCATGGGAACAAACCATGAAACGAGTATGGCAAACGCCTACTACATCGGGACGATTCTCTATCCCGAACTGTTTGCAGACATCGACTCGGCAGAAAAAGCAAATGATATCTACACCTTCATTGACGGCGCTCCGGTTTATGAACAGCTGAAAGCAAACCTGAACAATCTCTCCTATACGAAACTCGTGTTGTAA